A single genomic interval of Oncorhynchus mykiss isolate Arlee chromosome 13, USDA_OmykA_1.1, whole genome shotgun sequence harbors:
- the LOC110487284 gene encoding probable ATP-dependent RNA helicase DDX17 has protein sequence METEIETVDETKECCLMYLAECLLPKFEKNFYNEHPELQRMTQYDIDEFRRKKEITVSGTGCPRAMTSFHQAQFPQYVMDVLLSQDFKEPTSIQSQGFPLALSGRDMVGIAQTGSGKTLAYLLPAIVHINHQPYLERGDGSICLVLAPTRELAQQVQQVAHDYGKTSRIKSTCVYGGAPKGPQIRDLERGTEICIATPGRLIDFLEAGKTNLLRCTYLVLDEADRMLDMGFEPQIRKIVDQIRPDRQTLMWRGGGFSGSAPVRRCWCMRRVRGKRGASLGPLISPSPPAPPSEPGLIRTGQGVTDYPCKTTLKGSSSPSSLISPSSPITFLSHLSKPLSHKDVEDIKFVINYDYPNLSEDYVHRIGRTARSTNKGTAYTVFTLGNLRQARDLVRVLEEARQAINPKLLQLVNSGHGGGGGETGLIHTIGSTRTILCWLN, from the exons ATGGAGACCGAGATAGAGACCGTGGACGAGACAAAGG AATGCTGTTTGATGTATCTTGCTGAATGTCTACTGCCCAAGTTTGAGAAGAACTTCTACAACGAGCACCCAGAGCTCCAGCGCATGactcag tATGACATAGATGAGTTCCGCAGGAAGAAGGAGATCACAGTCAGCGGTACTGGCTGCCCCAGGGCCATGACCAGCTTCCACCAAGCACAGTTTCCCC AGTATGTAATGGATGTGCTACTGAGTCAGGACTTCAAGGAGCCCACATCTATCCAGTCACAGGGCTTCCCTCTGGCCCTGAGTGGCAGGGACATGGTGGGCATCGCTCAGACTGGCTCCGGCAAGACCCTGGCA TATCTGCTTCCTGCCATTGTGCACATCAACCATCAGCCCTATCTAGAGAGGGGAGACGGATCTATT tgccTGGTCTTGGCCCCGACCAGAGAGTTGGCCCAGCAGGTGCAGCAGGTGGCTCATGATTATGGAAAGACCTCCCGCATCAAGAGTACCTGTGTCTATGGAGGAGCACCCAAGGGACCGCAGATACGTGAcctggagagag GTACAGAGATCTGCATCGCCACCCCGGGGCGTCTCATAGACTTCCTGGAGGCAGGGAAGACCAACCTGCTGCGCTGCACCTACCTGGTGCTGGACGAGGCTGACCGCATGCTGGACATGGGCTTCGAACCACAGATACGCAAGATCGTGGACCAGATCCGG CCGGACCGGCAGACTCTgatgtggagggggggggggtttagcgGTTCTGCTCCTGTCCGACGTTGCTGGTGTATGCGAAGGGTGAGGGGGAAACGGGGGGCTAGTTTGggccccctcatctctccctcccccccagcGCCTCCAAGCGAACCAGGGCTGatcaggacaggacagggggtgACTGACTACCCTTGTAAAACAACTCTAAAGGGGT cctcctctccctcctctctcatctctccctcctcacccatcaccttcctctcccacctctcaAAACCACTTTCCCACAAAGACGTGGAGGATATCAAGTTTGTCATCAACTATGACTACCCCAACTTGTCTGAGGACTACGTGCACAGGATCGGCCGTACAGCCCGCAGCACCAACAAGGGCACGGCCTACACCGTCTTCACCCTGGGTAACCTACGCCAGGCCAGGGACCTGGTCCGAGTCCTGGAGGAGGCCCGGCAGGCCATCAATCCCAAACTGCTGCAGCTGGTTAACTCTGGAcatgggggaggaggtggtgagACTGGCTTGATTCACACTATAGGGTCAACCCGAACCATACTATGCTGGCTCAATTGA
- the LOC110485693 gene encoding ADP-ribosylation factor-binding protein GGA1 isoform X1 has translation MAAPPEEESLESRVNKATNPLNKEADWDSIQGFCEQLNNEPEGPQLATRLLAHKIQSPQEWEAMQALMVLEMCMKNCGKRFHNEVGKFRFLNELIKVVSPKYLGTRAPEPVKKKVLEVMFSWTVGLPDEPKIADAYQMLKKQGIVKQDPVLPDEPLPPPPPRTKSVIFEDEEKSKMLSRLLNSTHPEDLRAANKLIKEMVQEDQKRMEKVSKRVNAIQEVKESVGLLTQLLGDYSKESSSQSNQELIKDLYQSCEKMRPTLFRLASDTEDNDEALADILQANDSLTQVINLYRQLVKGEEVNGDSTAMPTLPGSSTALLDLTGLDTSPTGLPSYPDTPSLQTPSQELGISLLDDELMSLGLNDVTPNSTHTPQSGDWNSFQCSDSVEPVVPAVPTATVLLPAVTPIPQAPSGGAPAASPKALDELDLLGKTLLHQSLPPGMQHVNWDKLQPQSRPTLRDLQTKSSTNTTSTSTPSPVLAFPSEQPGSLLDSLPSPGPPTPAPQNDISLANVTVPLESIKPSSLLPVTVFDKHSLRVLFHFARDSPPSRPDVLVVIISMLSSAPIPVTNIRFQSAVPKVMKVKLQPPSGTELPAFNPILPPAAITQVLLLANPHKEMVRLRYKLTFDLGEESHDESGDVEQFPPPDTWGNL, from the exons ATGGCGGCGCCGCCAGAGGAGGAGAGCTTGGAGTCTCGCGTCA ACAAAGCCACCAACCCTCTGAACAAGGAGGCGGACTGGGACAGTATCCAGGGCTTCTGTGAACAGCTCAACAATGAGCCTGAAGG tCCTCAACTGGCTACCAGACTTTTGGCCCACAAGATCCAGTCACCCCAAGAATGGGAGGCCATGCAAGCACTAATG GTTCTAGAGATGTGCATGAAGAACTGTGGGAAGAGGTTCCACAATGAAGTGGGCAAATTCCGCTTCCTCAACGAGCTCATCAAGGTGGTCTCACCCAAG TACCTGGGTACTCGGGCCCCAGAGCCAGTGAAGAAGAAGGTTCTGGAGGTGATGTTCAGTTGGACGGTGGGTCTGCCTGACGAGCCCAAGATAGCAGACGCCTACCAGATGCTGAAGAAACAAG GCATTGTGAAGCAGGACCCGGTACTTCCTGATGAGCCCCTCCCACCCCCTCCGCCCAGAACTAAGAGCGTCATCTTTGAGGATGAGGAGAAGTCCAAG ATGCTGTCTCGGCTTTTGAATAGCACTCACCCTGAAGATCTAAGAGCAGCAAACAAACTCATTAAGGAAATGGTGCAGGAG GACCAGAAGCGAATGGAGAAGGTGTCTAAGCGTGTGAACGCCATCCAGGAGGTGAAGGAGAGTGTGGGCCTGCTGACCCAGCTACTGGGAGACTATAGCAAGGAGAGCAGCTCCCAGAGCAATCAGGAACTCATCAAG gACCTATACCAGAGCTGTGAAAAGATGAGGCCTACTTTGTTCCGATTGGCTAGCGACACAGAGGACAACGATGAGGCCTTGG CTGACATCCTGCAGGCCAACGACAGCCTGACTCAGGTCATCAACCTGTACAGACAGCTGGTGAAGGGAGAAGAGGTGAACGGAGACAGCACAGCCATGCCCACACTACcag GAAGTAGCACAGCCCTCCTAGACCTGACAGGGTTAGACACATCGCCCACTGGACTTCCCTCCTACCCAGACACCCCCTCACTACAGACCCCGTCACAAGAACTGGGTATCAGCCTGCTAGATGATGAGCTCATGTCACTAG GACTCAATGACGTAACGCCCAACTCTACCCACACCCCTCAGTCGGGAGACTGGAACTCCTTTCAG TGTTCTGACAGTGTAGAGCCAGTCGTCCCAGCGGTGCCTACTGCAACAGTGTTGCTACCGGCCGTGACCCCGATCCCCCAGGCTCCATCAGGGGGGGCCCCCGCTGCTTCCCCTAAAGCCCTGGATGAGTTAGACCTGCTGGGCAAGACCCTGCTGCATCAGTCTCTACCCCCGGGGATGCAGCACGTCAATTG ggATAAACTGCAGCCCCAGTCCAGACCCACCCTGCGAGACCTCCAGACCAAGTCCAGTACCAACACTACTAGCACCTCCACCCCCAGCCCTGTCCTGGCCTTCCCCTCGGAGCAGCCTGGGTCTCTCCTAGACTCCCTGCCCAGCCCCGGGCCTCCTACCCCAGCCCCCCAGAACGACATCTCCTTAGCTAACGTGACTGTGCCCCTGGAATCAATCAAGCCCA gCAGCTTGTTACCAGTGACTGTATTTGACAAGCACAGTTTGCGGGTGCTGTTCCACTTTGCCCGTGACTCTCCTCCTTCTCGGCCTGACGTGCTGGTAGTGATCATCTCCATGTTGTCCTCCGCACCCATACCAGTCACCAACATCCGCTTCCAGTCTGCAGTACCCAAG GTGATGAAGGTGAAGCTACAGCCTCCTTCAGGAACTGAGCTTCCAGCCTTCAACCCCATCTTACCCCCAGCCGCCATCACACAGGTCCTACTGCTGGCCAATCCTCACAAG GAGATGGTCCGGTTGCGATACAAGCTCACATTTGACCTGGGAGAAGAATCACATGATGAATCCGGCGATGTAGAACAGTTCCCCCCTCCAGATACCTGGGGGAACCTTTAG
- the LOC110485693 gene encoding ADP-ribosylation factor-binding protein GGA1 isoform X2, producing MQALMVLEMCMKNCGKRFHNEVGKFRFLNELIKVVSPKYLGTRAPEPVKKKVLEVMFSWTVGLPDEPKIADAYQMLKKQGIVKQDPVLPDEPLPPPPPRTKSVIFEDEEKSKMLSRLLNSTHPEDLRAANKLIKEMVQEDQKRMEKVSKRVNAIQEVKESVGLLTQLLGDYSKESSSQSNQELIKDLYQSCEKMRPTLFRLASDTEDNDEALADILQANDSLTQVINLYRQLVKGEEVNGDSTAMPTLPGSSTALLDLTGLDTSPTGLPSYPDTPSLQTPSQELGISLLDDELMSLGLNDVTPNSTHTPQSGDWNSFQCSDSVEPVVPAVPTATVLLPAVTPIPQAPSGGAPAASPKALDELDLLGKTLLHQSLPPGMQHVNWDKLQPQSRPTLRDLQTKSSTNTTSTSTPSPVLAFPSEQPGSLLDSLPSPGPPTPAPQNDISLANVTVPLESIKPSSLLPVTVFDKHSLRVLFHFARDSPPSRPDVLVVIISMLSSAPIPVTNIRFQSAVPKVMKVKLQPPSGTELPAFNPILPPAAITQVLLLANPHKEMVRLRYKLTFDLGEESHDESGDVEQFPPPDTWGNL from the exons ATGCAAGCACTAATG GTTCTAGAGATGTGCATGAAGAACTGTGGGAAGAGGTTCCACAATGAAGTGGGCAAATTCCGCTTCCTCAACGAGCTCATCAAGGTGGTCTCACCCAAG TACCTGGGTACTCGGGCCCCAGAGCCAGTGAAGAAGAAGGTTCTGGAGGTGATGTTCAGTTGGACGGTGGGTCTGCCTGACGAGCCCAAGATAGCAGACGCCTACCAGATGCTGAAGAAACAAG GCATTGTGAAGCAGGACCCGGTACTTCCTGATGAGCCCCTCCCACCCCCTCCGCCCAGAACTAAGAGCGTCATCTTTGAGGATGAGGAGAAGTCCAAG ATGCTGTCTCGGCTTTTGAATAGCACTCACCCTGAAGATCTAAGAGCAGCAAACAAACTCATTAAGGAAATGGTGCAGGAG GACCAGAAGCGAATGGAGAAGGTGTCTAAGCGTGTGAACGCCATCCAGGAGGTGAAGGAGAGTGTGGGCCTGCTGACCCAGCTACTGGGAGACTATAGCAAGGAGAGCAGCTCCCAGAGCAATCAGGAACTCATCAAG gACCTATACCAGAGCTGTGAAAAGATGAGGCCTACTTTGTTCCGATTGGCTAGCGACACAGAGGACAACGATGAGGCCTTGG CTGACATCCTGCAGGCCAACGACAGCCTGACTCAGGTCATCAACCTGTACAGACAGCTGGTGAAGGGAGAAGAGGTGAACGGAGACAGCACAGCCATGCCCACACTACcag GAAGTAGCACAGCCCTCCTAGACCTGACAGGGTTAGACACATCGCCCACTGGACTTCCCTCCTACCCAGACACCCCCTCACTACAGACCCCGTCACAAGAACTGGGTATCAGCCTGCTAGATGATGAGCTCATGTCACTAG GACTCAATGACGTAACGCCCAACTCTACCCACACCCCTCAGTCGGGAGACTGGAACTCCTTTCAG TGTTCTGACAGTGTAGAGCCAGTCGTCCCAGCGGTGCCTACTGCAACAGTGTTGCTACCGGCCGTGACCCCGATCCCCCAGGCTCCATCAGGGGGGGCCCCCGCTGCTTCCCCTAAAGCCCTGGATGAGTTAGACCTGCTGGGCAAGACCCTGCTGCATCAGTCTCTACCCCCGGGGATGCAGCACGTCAATTG ggATAAACTGCAGCCCCAGTCCAGACCCACCCTGCGAGACCTCCAGACCAAGTCCAGTACCAACACTACTAGCACCTCCACCCCCAGCCCTGTCCTGGCCTTCCCCTCGGAGCAGCCTGGGTCTCTCCTAGACTCCCTGCCCAGCCCCGGGCCTCCTACCCCAGCCCCCCAGAACGACATCTCCTTAGCTAACGTGACTGTGCCCCTGGAATCAATCAAGCCCA gCAGCTTGTTACCAGTGACTGTATTTGACAAGCACAGTTTGCGGGTGCTGTTCCACTTTGCCCGTGACTCTCCTCCTTCTCGGCCTGACGTGCTGGTAGTGATCATCTCCATGTTGTCCTCCGCACCCATACCAGTCACCAACATCCGCTTCCAGTCTGCAGTACCCAAG GTGATGAAGGTGAAGCTACAGCCTCCTTCAGGAACTGAGCTTCCAGCCTTCAACCCCATCTTACCCCCAGCCGCCATCACACAGGTCCTACTGCTGGCCAATCCTCACAAG GAGATGGTCCGGTTGCGATACAAGCTCACATTTGACCTGGGAGAAGAATCACATGATGAATCCGGCGATGTAGAACAGTTCCCCCCTCCAGATACCTGGGGGAACCTTTAG